The stretch of DNA GAAGTGAAAGAGGAGGATTCAACAGGGGAAATGGGGAGCGACAAGAAAGGGGCGGGAATAGATGCGAAAGAGGAGGATTTAGTAGGGGAAATGGGGAGCGACAAGAAAGGGGCGGGAATAGAAGCGAAAGAGGAGGATTTAACAGGGGAAATGGGGACCGACAAGAAAGGGGTGGGGGTGAGAAGAGAGGCGAAAGAGGAGGATTTAAGAGGGGAAATGAGGAGGGGAAGGAGAGTGGTGGCAATAGAAGTGGAAGAAGAGAATCTGAGAGGTTTGAGGAGGCTCGTCCAAGGAGCGGACATGGAAGGGGTGGTGGCAGAGGTGGAATAAGAGACTTTGGTAAGGTTTGAACTCAAGTCATGAGTATCAAGTCTTCATGACCGCTAAGCTGAACAAGGGCGGGAGGAATGCCTGAAAAGCCAGCAAGAGGGAAAATTCGCAACCTCATACTTTTCCGAAAATAGGTTAAATTcattatatgttttgtagagcaATTCGGTAAGCCgtacaatcaacaaacatgtaaAGAGAACCCAGTCATGGTTTCATTTGCTTGAGCATGGCTTAGAGCTCCATGCGTTTTTTTCTGGAACAATGGTTTCATCTTTCATTATGTGTTTCTATGGAATCCTATTTATTATGCAATTTATTTTTCATGTTCCCTAAAATGTTGCAGCAGTTGCTTCAACCTATCTTATGGTGTTACTACCTCAATTTTCGATCATTTTGTTTGATTATGTAACTCATTTTTTGTATCTTAGAGCTGACATTGTTCTGCGTTAATGCCCTGGTTTAGCAATtgcaaaaacaaatgaatgtttgtgatatttTAACAGTAGCCATGCTCTTATGCAATGTTTTACTTAGTAGCCTAGAGTATTTATTTTCGCTTTCGTGCCCAGTTCTCTTTCAGGCAACAGTTATCGGATGCACATATTAGTACTCAAGGATTGGGTTTTGGCAGCATGAAGTTACGACTGCGAAAGTAAGATATCGTGTCTGTGGGCAGGTGGTGACAGTTGCAGCTTATTTTATTACAGTGTCGCGACTGTACAATGATATAGTGTCTATGGGGGGTGGTGACAGTTTCAGCTTATTCTAAGACAGTTTTGCAATCGTACAGTGATCCTTGGAGGCCGATATTTGTAGGACTATACTATACACATTCAGGAAGGCTTCACGCGGCATAACTGTGTAATGTcggaattgtttcaaaatcgtgAATTAAGTGCAAAGAATTATTACATCTACAGCAACTGCCTTGCTGTAAAGCTTTCAGCTGGATCTGACCCAAAAAACACACACATTCAAAGATGGATAACTTGCAGCAATATATTTACTAATTCTGGTACATGGCTCACTTATGCTTCTCTATGCAAGGGATGAATTGGGCCTCTCAGGGTTCACGCCGGAAAGAGAAGACGGAGGCTGTTGGGTTCGGGATGACGAAGATAATGACGGGTCAGGACCTGAAGCAGCTAAAGTGGAGCGAGTGCTGATGCCGCTCATGTTGAAGCTGGCCCCACTACTCGAACCATCTATGGCAGCCTTTGGAATAGGGGGTCTTGGGATCTCCATGATTCCTTCTAGCATTTGAACAACTTTCCCCATCATAGGCCTTTGAGAAGGCTGCTCTTGAATGCACCAAAAACTAACTTGAATCGCTCGGGTCACTTGAACCATATCCACCTCACCGGAACCAAACCTTCTGTCCACAATGCTGTTTATGTTTCCTCTGTCAAACTCCTCATATGCCCAAATCGAGAATTTCTTCCTGTTTGTGTCTTCCGACACTTCAAAGTTCCTCCTCCCACTAACTATCTCCAGCAGTACCATACCAAAACTGTAAACATCGGATTTTGAGGTTATGGGCAAATTAGCAATCCATTCGGGTGGTAAGTACCCTCTTGTGCCTCTTACGCTGGTTAGGGTGCGATATCTGTGATCTTGTGGGCTCACCAGCTTGGCAAGGCCAAAGTCGGAAACTTTAGCATTGTAATTATCATCTAAGAGTATGTTTTCAGGCTTAATGTCGCAGTGTACGATGCAGTCCCGACATTCTTCATGAAGGTACGTAATCCCTTTTGCAGTGCCCACGGCTATACTGAACCTGTTTTCCCAGGTCAAGGACTTTTCACGACTTCTCCCGGTTCCAAAAAGGAAACTATCCAACGACCCGTTTTTCATGAACTCATAGACCAAAAGACGGTGTCTCCCCTCCGAACAAAACCCAATCAACCTAACCAGATTCAGATGATGGGTGCTACTTATAGTTGCCACCTCCATCCTGAACTGTTTCTCACCCTGTTCAATACCTTCGAGCTGTTTTACAGCCGCAAGAGTTCTATTCGCAAGAACAGCCTTATAAACCGTCCCAAAACCACCTTCACCGAGCTTCTCCTTGAAGCCAGTAGTGGCTTGCTGAAGCTCTCTATATGAGAACTGCACAGGAGCACCTGATGCATACTCTAAAAGAGCATACTGAGCTGACAAACTCGCAAACTTGGGATTTTTCCTACAACACCACCACCATACACTTCCCTGCAGTAGCAGTAACACGACAACCGTCACTAAAATAACCACCCCAATAACCCAACCTTTGAGTTTCTTGTTTTCTTGGGTGTCCTCCGAGGGAGGAGGGTTTGGCACAACAGGCCCACATACCTTAACGTACGAAGTACTAGGTACAGTACCTGACTGATACCCACTCACAAAACTCGACGACTTTATATAACACTGTCCTGATCCATCCTCCACTGAAGTAGACACAACACAAGATGCCCCAGACAGACAATTCGCTCGACAAGCCACACTATTCTCATAGTAAGCATCATTCGTCTCAGGCGGGTAATTTAGAAACCTAGTATTATCCATCTCCAATAGCCCTACACTATTAGGACAGTCCTTAATCTCCTCCTTCAACTTACACCCTTTCCTACTATCTTCCTCGTCAACAGCGTCAAAATTTTCAGACGGGCACCCACAAACCGGACTCGTCTCATTATAACTACAAATCCCCATATTCCCACAATACCCAAAAACCAAACATTGATCACTGACAGCAGTCCAAGTGACAGTATCAGATGAAGAACTCCCACTGTCAACAGTAT from Silene latifolia isolate original U9 population chromosome 10, ASM4854445v1, whole genome shotgun sequence encodes:
- the LOC141604878 gene encoding G-type lectin S-receptor-like serine/threonine-protein kinase At1g34300; translated protein: MNKNLPFFLTTFLTIFITTTSLNIPLNSSLTTLNPTQTWSSPNNTFTLHFIPLNSTSYTLSITYGTTSIWSPTSTAVSAGSTFRLDSSGDLQLVSADNKIAWHSNTSNLGITHATLDDTGNLMLMNSSNNVLWSTFDNPTDTLVTLQNFTVGMKLSSGLYSFFLNSTGNMTLQWNDNIEYFSLGLNSSVSTKLSRGDPKLMLQGGILSIYDSNMNLLQKTVYGSDYDGSDTGNSNTGNNLRFIRLDSDGNLRMYTVDSGSSSSDTVTWTAVSDQCLVFGYCGNMGICSYNETSPVCGCPSENFDAVDEEDSRKGCKLKEEIKDCPNSVGLLEMDNTRFLNYPPETNDAYYENSVACRANCLSGASCVVSTSVEDGSGQCYIKSSSFVSGYQSGTVPSTSYVKVCGPVVPNPPPSEDTQENKKLKGWVIGVVILVTVVVLLLLQGSVWWWCCRKNPKFASLSAQYALLEYASGAPVQFSYRELQQATTGFKEKLGEGGFGTVYKAVLANRTLAAVKQLEGIEQGEKQFRMEVATISSTHHLNLVRLIGFCSEGRHRLLVYEFMKNGSLDSFLFGTGRSREKSLTWENRFSIAVGTAKGITYLHEECRDCIVHCDIKPENILLDDNYNAKVSDFGLAKLVSPQDHRYRTLTSVRGTRGYLPPEWIANLPITSKSDVYSFGMVLLEIVSGRRNFEVSEDTNRKKFSIWAYEEFDRGNINSIVDRRFGSGEVDMVQVTRAIQVSFWCIQEQPSQRPMMGKVVQMLEGIMEIPRPPIPKAAIDGSSSGASFNMSGISTRSTLAASGPDPSLSSSSRTQQPPSSLSGVNPERPNSSLA